A stretch of the Osmerus eperlanus chromosome 10, fOsmEpe2.1, whole genome shotgun sequence genome encodes the following:
- the LOC134028011 gene encoding carbohydrate sulfotransferase 1-like gives MQCSWKAVIVLALASIAIQYTAIRTLTSRPFQLCPAPSSQSCGPEGGMDMEPSFERGAGSLCEDPPFPHSASRRTHILVLATTRSGSSFVGQLLNQHQDVFYLFEPLYHVQTALVPRLSHGRYAAERRVMLGASRDLLQSLYGCDLAFLESYIQPAPVNHTTDRLFRRGASRALCSPPVCHAFQPSNANVEEGDCVKRCSALNISLAAEACRERHHVAIKIVRVPEVGDLRGLVEDPRLNVKVVQLVRDPRGILSSRMETFRDSYRLWRVWRATGRKPYSLDASQLTVVCQDFYSSVSTGLSPPAWLRGRYMLLRYEDLARSPVVKTREMYEFLGLSMDESVEGWIRANTRGSKEMAAAKHKYGTVRDSAANAESWRLKLSYDMVEHTQAVCQRTLQLLGYRAVRTAGELRNLSVSLVQDKRVVPFL, from the coding sequence ATGCAGTGTTCCTGGAAGGCAGTGATCGTTCTGGCCTTGGCCTCCATCGCCATCCAATACACCGCCATCCGCACCCTCACTTCCAGGCCCTTCCAGCTGTGCCCAGCGCCCAGCTCCCAGAGCTGTGGGCCGGAGGGGGGCATGGACATGGAGCCCTCCTTCGAACGAGGAGCTGGGAGTCTCTGCGaggacccccccttcccccacagcGCTTCCCGGAGGACGCACATTCTGGTCCTGGCCACCACGCGTAGTGGCTCCTCCTTCGTGGGCCAGCTGCTCAACCAGCATCAGGATGTGTTCTACCTGTTCGAGCCGCTCTACCACGTCCAGACGGCGCTCGTCCCGCGCCTCTCCCACGGCCGCTACGCCGCAGAGCGACGCGTGATGCTGGGCGCCAGCCGCGATCTCCTGCAGAGCCTGTACGGCTGTGACCTGGCTTTCCTGGAGAGCTACATCCAGCCCGCGCCGGTCAACCACACCACGGACCGTCTGTTCCGGCGCGGTGCGAGCCGAGCGCTGTGCTCGCCGCCCGTCTGCCACGCCTTCCAGCCGAGCAACGCCAACGTGGAGGAGGGCGACTGCGTGAAGAGATGCTCTGCCCTCAACATCAGCCTCGCGGCCGAGGCCTGCCGGGAGCGACACCATGTGGCCATCAAGATCGTCCGTGTGCCGGAGGTGGGAGACCTGCGCGGCCTGGTAGAGGACCCTCGGCTCAACGTGAAGGTGGTGCAGCTGGTGAGAGACCCCCGGGGGATCCTCTCGTCCCGGATGGAGACCTTCAGGGACAGCTACCGtctgtggagggtgtggagggccaCAGGGAGGAAGCCCTACAGCCTGGACGCCAGTCAGCTGACGGTCGTCTGCCAGGACTTCTACAGCTCCGTATCCACGGGACTCAGCCCTCCTGCCTGGCTCAGAGGGAGGTACATGCTGCTGCGCTATGAAGACCTGGCCAGGAGCCCGGTGGTAAAAACCAGGGAGATGTACGAGTTCCTCGGGCTGTCCATGGACGAGAGCGTGGAGGGCTGGATCAGAGCCAACACCAGAGGCAGCAAGGAGATGGCGGCGGCCAAACACAAGTATGGCACTGTGAGAGACTCAGCGGCCAACGCAGAGAGCTGGAGACTGAAGCTGTCCTACGACATGGTGGAGCACACCCAGGCAGTGTGCCAGAGGACCCTGCAGCTGCTAGGATACAGGGCTGTTAGGACAGCAGGGGAGCTCAGGAACTTGTCTGTTTCACTGGTGCAGGACAAACGTGTTGTACCTTTTTTGTAA
- the e2f8 gene encoding transcription factor E2F8 isoform X2, whose translation MSSALLECQNLSHGDQLVSDSKSKVFIEPHALMKTPRKISTEYQGNMGSLTTPTKGREAGLGEPWTPTSNLKMLISAASPEIRNREKELCVDNPEGEETMELTKDAELGEEVEKQISRKEKSLGLLCHKFLARYPDYPNPALNNDICLDDVATELSVERRRIYDIMNVLESLHMVSRLAKNRYTWRGRADLPQTLARLRLVGEKHRYGQQMQQIRQRCHDKEFDLEGEEKENEEVVDLEEGEQGPKEMFFVELPGVEFRAVSVNSRKDKSLRVMSQKFVMLFLVSQPRVVSLEVAGRILIGEDQVADQDKSKFKTKVRRLYDIANVLRSLKLIEKVHVTEERGRKTAYKWTGPEDFPSVEDVENLTSSNTSTTKRILESCASVDNCTKNLFSSPGAKRTFTRHPSLIKLAKSIQEDRRKINSAPTSPVRGPLDGSSGGGFFPSKMAQLAAICKIQLDKQSMEVQHTSKPTVSKATAPPPEPGKCLSAPAAPKTPALIPAEPPSAPLPPRVQYPSQAAGSLSYQCSPLIPVLLPQHGGPASYALYMHPSSLRPHPLARPQPTSLAVRSMTFEDRLGRSPGKAPPARQSPAASPQPSRGHDPGSPAALKRACADRDTACSPCKTRRGDPSCRDASPKLCEILQARLKARRGGLLPSRPSPRALHLDPEFLNTPGSAAANQALAQSVETFLEKEEKVATSDSEAGLTPVRAVPLTTGNIHTETLVPTGYLIPLSQQAVLSPREAGCPSSTEGSRTSTPTYSIYHTPTAGSQPPPMQEFTPTGLPPSRAPPASPFHPQGHHTPSPAILNFTLQNLGLIPGPPQAHTPERGPSLPSPRPPHLSLPQRGMVFVRPMSPLPVQHAMPGQPLTFISLQQPLLTTPKGRSLPQHSFFHTPVSLSPLATVVTSGKTVYVPQRRLEVEDS comes from the exons ATGTCAAGCGCTTTGCTTGAGTGCCAAAATCTGAGCCATGGAGATCAACTTGTATCTGACTCCAAG AGTAAAGTATTTATAGAACCTCACGCACTGATGAAAACACCAAGGAAAATATCTACAGAATACCAAGGAAACATGGGTTCCCTTACCACTCCCACTAAAGGAAGAGAAGCAGGACTTGGTGAGCCCTGGACTCCAACATCAAACTTGAAAATGCTGATCAGTGCAGCCAGCCCTGAGATCAGAAACAGGGAGAAGGAGCTGTGTGTGGACAACCCCGAAGGAGAAGAAACCATGGAATTAACAAAG GATGCAGAACTAGGGGAGGAAGTAGAAAAGCAGATTAGCAGGAAAGAGAAGAGTTTGGGTTTGCTCTGTCACAAGTTTCTTGCTCGTTACCCTGATTACCCCAACCCTGCCCTCAACAATGACATTTGTCTGGATGATGTGGCCACAGAACTGA GCGTGGAGCGCAGGAGGATCTATGACATCATGAATGTTCTGGAGAGCCTTCACATGGTCAGCCGGCTGGCCAAGAACCGCTACACGTGGCGTGGACGCGCTGACCTGCCTCAGACACTGGCCAGGCTAAGGCTGGTGGGAGAGAAGCACAGGTACGGCCAGCAGATGCAGCAGATCCGCCAGCGCTGCCACGACAAGGAGTTCGACTTAGAGggcgaggagaaggagaacgagGAGGTGGTAGACCTGGAGGAAGGAGAACAGGGACCGAAGGAAATGTTCTTTGTGGAGCTTCCTGGAGTTGAGTTCAGAGCAG TATCAGTGAACAGCCGAAAGGACAAGTCTCTGAGGGTGATGAGCCAGAAGTTTGTCATGCTGTTTTTGGTGTCCCAGCCTCGGGTGGTCAGCCTGGAGGTGGCCGGGAGGATCCTGATCGGAGAGGACCAGGTCGCAGACCAAGACAAGAGCAAGTTCAAGA CAAAGGTGCGCAGGCTGTATGACATAGCCAACGTGCTGCGGAGCCTGAAGTTGATAGAGAAGGTTCATGtgacggaggagagggggaggaagacggcATACAAGTGGACCGGCCCTGAAGACTTCCCTAGCGTTGAGG ATGTCGAAAACCTAACttcatcaaacacctccacaaCAAAGCGGATCCTGGAGTCTTGTGCATCGGTGGATAACTGCACCAAaaatctgttctcctctcccggGGCCAAACGCACCTTCAccagacacccctccctcaTTAAACTGGCCAAGAGCATCCAGGAAGACCGGCGGAAGATCAACTCTGCTCCAACCAGCCCAGTCAGAGGGCCCCTGG ATGGTTCCTCAGGAGGCGGGTTCTTTCCCAGCAAAATGGCTCAGCTAGCCGCCATCTGCAAGATCCAGCTTGACAAGCAGTCTAT GGAGGTACAGCACACCTCTAAGCCTACCGTCTCCAAGGCAACAGCACCCCCCCCAGAGCCGGGGAAGTGTCTGTCGGCTCCTGCAGCCCCCAAGACCCCAGCGTTGATCCCTGCCGagcccccctctgcccctctccccccgagGGTGCAGTACCCCTCTCAGGCTGCGGGGTCGCTGTCCTACCAGTGCTCGCCCCTCATCCCTGTCCTGCTGCCCCAGCACGGAGGGCCAGCATCCTATGCCCTGTACatgcacccctcctccctccggcCACACCCCCTGGCTCGGCCACAGCCCACCAGCCTGGCAGTGCGCTCCATGACGTTCGAGGACAGGCTGGGACGCAGCCCGGGCAAGGCCCCGCCCGCCCGCCAGTCGCCAGCCgcgtccccccagccctccaggggtcATGACCCCGGCAGCCCTGCGGCGCTGAAGCGGGCGTGTGCAGACAGAGACACGGCGTGCAGCCCCTGCAAGACCAGGAGGGGCGACCCCAGCTGCAGG GATGCGTCTCCTAAGCTGTGTGAGATCCTACAGGCTCGTCTGAAGGCTCGTCGTGGCGGTCTCCTACCCAGTCGCCCCTCCCCCCGTGCCCTCCACCTCGACCCTGAGTTCCTCAACACCCCTGGCAGCGCTGCAGCCAATCAGGCGCTGGCGCAGAGTGTGGAAACCttcctggagaaggaggagaaggttgCAACATCTGACAGCGAAGCGGGCCTCACCCCTGTCAGAGCTGTTCCCCTGACAACCGGAAATATACACACAGAg actcTGGTCCCTACAGGCTACCTGATCCCCCTCAGCCAGCAGGCtgtcctcagccccagagaagcAGGCTGCCCCAGCAGCACGGAGGGTAGCaggacctccacccccacctacaGCATCTACCACACCCCCACCGcag GCTCCCAGCCTCCTCCGATGCAGGAGTTCACCCCCACAGGCCTGCCCCCCTCCAgggcccccccagcctcccccttccacccccagGGCCACCACACTCCCAGCCCCGCAATCCTCAACTTCACCTTGCAGAACCTGGGTCTCATCCCCGGACCCCCCCAGGCCCACACCCCCGAGCGGGGCCCCTCCCTgcccagcccccggcccccccatCTGAGCCTCCCCCAGAGAGGCATGGTATTCGTGAGACCCATGTCCCCCCTGCCGGTCCAGCACGCCATGCCTGGCCAGCCCCTCACCTTCATCAGCCTCCAGCAG ccccTGCTGACCACGCCCAAAGGGAGGAGCCTCCCCCAGCACAGCTTCTTCCATacccccgtctccctctccccgctGGCTACCGTGGTAACCAGCGGTAAAACCGTTTACGTTCcccagaggaggctggaggtggaggacagcTAG
- the lctla gene encoding lactase-like a yields MLARLLLALCQALLLALCVAPSNDFDWTKTDRGSFYYGTFPTGFSWGAGGSAYQTEGAWDKDGKGRSIWDVFAHKKGKIFLNDTGDSTCEGYYKFKDDITLMTEMKLNHYRFSISWPRILPHGIKTEHLNEKGIKHYDDLINTLLENNITPIVTLYHWDLPQILEEKYGGWQNVSMINYFNDFANLCFERFGSRIKYWITFNNPWSVAVEGYETGEHAPGLQLRGTGAYRAAHHIIKAHAKVWHTYDTQWRSKQKGLVGISLSADWGEPVDITNQRDIEAAERYVQFYLGWFATPIFNGDYPQVMKDYIGRKSAQLGLGSSRLPMFSSQEKSYIKGTCDFLGIGHFTTRYVTQKNFPSGRGSSYFSDRDLAELVDPRWPDPGSEWLYSVPWGFRRLLNFVKTQYGNPMIYVTENGVSEKIMCTDLCDDWRMQYFKDYINEMLKAINDGVNVMGYTAWSLLDKFEWDEGFSERFGLFYVDFRSKNKPRYPKASVQFYKRIISSNGFPNQREVESWRREATETCSSSNQLLAADPLTSHMEMVSEIVVPTVCTLCILLSAVFLMFLLRRRF; encoded by the exons ATGCTAGCGAGGCTCCTGCTGGCGCTTTGCCAGGCTCTCCTGCTGGCGCTGTGTGTGGCGCCAAGCAACGACTTTGACTGGACCAAGACGGACCGCGGTTCCTTCTACTACGGCACCTTCCCAACTG GGTTCTCGTGGGGTGCCGGAGGTTCTGCCTACCAGACCGAGGGTGCCTGGGACAAAGATGGCAAGGGGAGGAGTATCTGGGATGTTTTTGCCCACAAAAAGGGCAAAATCTTCCTCAATGATACAGGGGATTCCACCTGTGAAGGTTACTACAAATTCAAG GATGACATCACCTTGATGACGGAAATGAAACTGAATCATTATCGTTTCTCCATCTCCTGGCCAAGGATTCTACCCCATGGGATCAAAA CGGAACATCTAAACGAGAAGGGAATCAAACATTATGATGACCTGATCAACACGCTGCTGGAAAACAACATCACACCGATAGTCACCCTGTATCACTGGGATTTACCTCAA ATCTTAGAGGAGAAGTACGGCGGATGGCAGAACGTTAGCATGATCAACTACTTCAACGACTTTGCCAACTTGTGCTTCGAGCGATTTGGGAGCAGAATCAAGTACTGGATTACCTTCAATAACCCCTGG tctgtgGCAGTGGAGGGCTATGAGACAGGAGAGCACGCTCCAGGACTGCAgctgagaggaacaggagccTACAGGGCAGCACACCACATCATCAAG GCGCATGCTAAAGTTTGGCATACTTATGACACACAGTGGAGAAGCAAACAGAAAG GGCTGGTGGGCATCTCCCTGTCTGCTGACTGGGGAGAGCCGGTGGACATTACCAACCAGAGGGACATCGAAGCAGCTGAGCGATACGTGCAGTTCTACCTGGGCTGGTTCGCTACGCCCATCTTTAACGGAGACTACCCACAGGTTATGAAGGACTATATAG GCAGGAAGAGTGCCcagctgggtctggggtcgtcCAGGCTGCCCATGTTCTCCTCTCAGGAGAAGAGCTACATCAAAGGCACATGTGACTTCCTGGGGATCGGCCACTTCACAACACGCTATGTCACGCAGAAGAACTTCCCCTCCGGCCGCGGCAGCAGCTACTTCTCTGACCGGGACCTGGCTGAACTGGTGGACCCTCGCTGGCCCGACCCTGGCTCCGAGTGGCTCTACTCCGTTCCCTGGGGCTTCCGACGCCTGCTTAACTTCGTCAAG ACACAGTACGGTAATCCTATGATATATGTGACGGAGAACGGCGTGTCGGAGAAGATCATGTGCACAGATCTCTGTGACGACTGGAGGATGCAGTACTTCAAGGATTACATCAATGAGATGCTCAAGG CGATCAATGACGGTGTGAATGTGATGGGCTACACAGCGTGGTCCCTACTGGACAAGTTTGAGTGGGACGAGGGCTTCTCGGAGAGGTTTGGGCTGTTCTACGTCGACTTCAGGAGCAAGAACAAACCCCGCTACCCGAAAGCTTCGGTCCAGTTCTACAAACGCATCATCAGCTCCAACGGGTTCCCCAATCAGAGAGAG GTGGAGAGCTGGAGAAGAGAAGCTACCGAGACGTGCTCTTCCAGCAATCAGCTCCTTGctgcag ACCCCCTGACGAGCCACATGGAGATGGTGTCTGAGATCGTTGTTCCGACGGTGTGCACCCTCTGCATCCTGCTCAGTGCCGTCTTCCTCATGTTCCTGCTGCGCCGACGCTTCTAG
- the e2f8 gene encoding transcription factor E2F8 isoform X1, translated as MLSPSKYNAVKKRWKMSSALLECQNLSHGDQLVSDSKSKVFIEPHALMKTPRKISTEYQGNMGSLTTPTKGREAGLGEPWTPTSNLKMLISAASPEIRNREKELCVDNPEGEETMELTKDAELGEEVEKQISRKEKSLGLLCHKFLARYPDYPNPALNNDICLDDVATELSVERRRIYDIMNVLESLHMVSRLAKNRYTWRGRADLPQTLARLRLVGEKHRYGQQMQQIRQRCHDKEFDLEGEEKENEEVVDLEEGEQGPKEMFFVELPGVEFRAVSVNSRKDKSLRVMSQKFVMLFLVSQPRVVSLEVAGRILIGEDQVADQDKSKFKTKVRRLYDIANVLRSLKLIEKVHVTEERGRKTAYKWTGPEDFPSVEDVENLTSSNTSTTKRILESCASVDNCTKNLFSSPGAKRTFTRHPSLIKLAKSIQEDRRKINSAPTSPVRGPLDGSSGGGFFPSKMAQLAAICKIQLDKQSMEVQHTSKPTVSKATAPPPEPGKCLSAPAAPKTPALIPAEPPSAPLPPRVQYPSQAAGSLSYQCSPLIPVLLPQHGGPASYALYMHPSSLRPHPLARPQPTSLAVRSMTFEDRLGRSPGKAPPARQSPAASPQPSRGHDPGSPAALKRACADRDTACSPCKTRRGDPSCRDASPKLCEILQARLKARRGGLLPSRPSPRALHLDPEFLNTPGSAAANQALAQSVETFLEKEEKVATSDSEAGLTPVRAVPLTTGNIHTETLVPTGYLIPLSQQAVLSPREAGCPSSTEGSRTSTPTYSIYHTPTAGSQPPPMQEFTPTGLPPSRAPPASPFHPQGHHTPSPAILNFTLQNLGLIPGPPQAHTPERGPSLPSPRPPHLSLPQRGMVFVRPMSPLPVQHAMPGQPLTFISLQQPLLTTPKGRSLPQHSFFHTPVSLSPLATVVTSGKTVYVPQRRLEVEDS; from the exons ATGCTGTCACCCAGTAAATATAATGCAGTTAAGAAAAG GTGGAAAATGTCAAGCGCTTTGCTTGAGTGCCAAAATCTGAGCCATGGAGATCAACTTGTATCTGACTCCAAG AGTAAAGTATTTATAGAACCTCACGCACTGATGAAAACACCAAGGAAAATATCTACAGAATACCAAGGAAACATGGGTTCCCTTACCACTCCCACTAAAGGAAGAGAAGCAGGACTTGGTGAGCCCTGGACTCCAACATCAAACTTGAAAATGCTGATCAGTGCAGCCAGCCCTGAGATCAGAAACAGGGAGAAGGAGCTGTGTGTGGACAACCCCGAAGGAGAAGAAACCATGGAATTAACAAAG GATGCAGAACTAGGGGAGGAAGTAGAAAAGCAGATTAGCAGGAAAGAGAAGAGTTTGGGTTTGCTCTGTCACAAGTTTCTTGCTCGTTACCCTGATTACCCCAACCCTGCCCTCAACAATGACATTTGTCTGGATGATGTGGCCACAGAACTGA GCGTGGAGCGCAGGAGGATCTATGACATCATGAATGTTCTGGAGAGCCTTCACATGGTCAGCCGGCTGGCCAAGAACCGCTACACGTGGCGTGGACGCGCTGACCTGCCTCAGACACTGGCCAGGCTAAGGCTGGTGGGAGAGAAGCACAGGTACGGCCAGCAGATGCAGCAGATCCGCCAGCGCTGCCACGACAAGGAGTTCGACTTAGAGggcgaggagaaggagaacgagGAGGTGGTAGACCTGGAGGAAGGAGAACAGGGACCGAAGGAAATGTTCTTTGTGGAGCTTCCTGGAGTTGAGTTCAGAGCAG TATCAGTGAACAGCCGAAAGGACAAGTCTCTGAGGGTGATGAGCCAGAAGTTTGTCATGCTGTTTTTGGTGTCCCAGCCTCGGGTGGTCAGCCTGGAGGTGGCCGGGAGGATCCTGATCGGAGAGGACCAGGTCGCAGACCAAGACAAGAGCAAGTTCAAGA CAAAGGTGCGCAGGCTGTATGACATAGCCAACGTGCTGCGGAGCCTGAAGTTGATAGAGAAGGTTCATGtgacggaggagagggggaggaagacggcATACAAGTGGACCGGCCCTGAAGACTTCCCTAGCGTTGAGG ATGTCGAAAACCTAACttcatcaaacacctccacaaCAAAGCGGATCCTGGAGTCTTGTGCATCGGTGGATAACTGCACCAAaaatctgttctcctctcccggGGCCAAACGCACCTTCAccagacacccctccctcaTTAAACTGGCCAAGAGCATCCAGGAAGACCGGCGGAAGATCAACTCTGCTCCAACCAGCCCAGTCAGAGGGCCCCTGG ATGGTTCCTCAGGAGGCGGGTTCTTTCCCAGCAAAATGGCTCAGCTAGCCGCCATCTGCAAGATCCAGCTTGACAAGCAGTCTAT GGAGGTACAGCACACCTCTAAGCCTACCGTCTCCAAGGCAACAGCACCCCCCCCAGAGCCGGGGAAGTGTCTGTCGGCTCCTGCAGCCCCCAAGACCCCAGCGTTGATCCCTGCCGagcccccctctgcccctctccccccgagGGTGCAGTACCCCTCTCAGGCTGCGGGGTCGCTGTCCTACCAGTGCTCGCCCCTCATCCCTGTCCTGCTGCCCCAGCACGGAGGGCCAGCATCCTATGCCCTGTACatgcacccctcctccctccggcCACACCCCCTGGCTCGGCCACAGCCCACCAGCCTGGCAGTGCGCTCCATGACGTTCGAGGACAGGCTGGGACGCAGCCCGGGCAAGGCCCCGCCCGCCCGCCAGTCGCCAGCCgcgtccccccagccctccaggggtcATGACCCCGGCAGCCCTGCGGCGCTGAAGCGGGCGTGTGCAGACAGAGACACGGCGTGCAGCCCCTGCAAGACCAGGAGGGGCGACCCCAGCTGCAGG GATGCGTCTCCTAAGCTGTGTGAGATCCTACAGGCTCGTCTGAAGGCTCGTCGTGGCGGTCTCCTACCCAGTCGCCCCTCCCCCCGTGCCCTCCACCTCGACCCTGAGTTCCTCAACACCCCTGGCAGCGCTGCAGCCAATCAGGCGCTGGCGCAGAGTGTGGAAACCttcctggagaaggaggagaaggttgCAACATCTGACAGCGAAGCGGGCCTCACCCCTGTCAGAGCTGTTCCCCTGACAACCGGAAATATACACACAGAg actcTGGTCCCTACAGGCTACCTGATCCCCCTCAGCCAGCAGGCtgtcctcagccccagagaagcAGGCTGCCCCAGCAGCACGGAGGGTAGCaggacctccacccccacctacaGCATCTACCACACCCCCACCGcag GCTCCCAGCCTCCTCCGATGCAGGAGTTCACCCCCACAGGCCTGCCCCCCTCCAgggcccccccagcctcccccttccacccccagGGCCACCACACTCCCAGCCCCGCAATCCTCAACTTCACCTTGCAGAACCTGGGTCTCATCCCCGGACCCCCCCAGGCCCACACCCCCGAGCGGGGCCCCTCCCTgcccagcccccggcccccccatCTGAGCCTCCCCCAGAGAGGCATGGTATTCGTGAGACCCATGTCCCCCCTGCCGGTCCAGCACGCCATGCCTGGCCAGCCCCTCACCTTCATCAGCCTCCAGCAG ccccTGCTGACCACGCCCAAAGGGAGGAGCCTCCCCCAGCACAGCTTCTTCCATacccccgtctccctctccccgctGGCTACCGTGGTAACCAGCGGTAAAACCGTTTACGTTCcccagaggaggctggaggtggaggacagcTAG
- the crybgx gene encoding crystallin beta gamma X, which produces MNIFAKVSGLAQQTSKLGSVLQRAFYGSSGKVTLFEQRNFAGRRLDLSSDCQKLSERNFPERCNSVQVESGAWVGYEQDSFRGRQYLWDMNDRGEYNCYDKWCAQMDHIASVRAVKQDTNPPKAQLFERASFSGRRTDIQDDIPNLMTRHSLNRAASIRVLGGAWVVYQEPNYRGPHYVLEKRDYNSSSDWGGQGSTVGSIRRIRFT; this is translated from the exons ATGAACATCTTTGCTAAAGTCTCAGGATTAGCCCAACAAACCAG CAAGCTGGGGTCTGTGCTCCAACGTGCCTTCTACGGGTCCAGTGGCAAG GTGACCCTGTTTGAACAGAGGAACTTTGCCGGCCGGCGCCTGGATCTGAGTTCTGACTGCCAGAAACTGAGCGAGAGGAACTTCCCAGAGAGATGCAACTCTGTGCAGGTGGAGAGTGGAGC ATGGGTGGGCTACGAACAGGACAGCTTCCGGGGTCGTCAGTACCTGTGGGACATGAACGACAGGGGCGAGTACAACTgctatgacaagtggtgcgctCAGATGGACCATATCGCTTCTGTCCGTGCTGTGAAGcag gaCACCAACCCTCCCAAGGCCCAGCTGTTTGAGAGAGCCAGCTTCTCTGGTAGGAGGACGGACATCCAAGACGACATCCCCAACCTCATGACCCGACACAGCCTCAACAGAGCTGCTTCCATCAGGGTGCTGGGGGGAGC ttgggtGGTGTACCAGGAGCCTAACTACAGAGGGCCTCACTACGTCCTGGAGAAGCGAGACTATAACAGCTCCTCTGACTGGGGAGGCCAGGGCAGCACGGTGGGCTCCATACGCCGCATCCGCTTCACCTAG